GCCCGGCAAAGGGCCAAGACTAATTATCACATAGGAGAATGCAGAAAGCCTATTTGAGCCTGCTATGTAAAGGTATTTACAACTGGTCCATTTGCAGGCCACCAGATACAAAGCTGTGTgtcccttcttatacatgatttcacAAGTGCATTCTTCTGCATTACTCCCCATTGCCCACTCACCTCCGGGATTCTCCCTTCTAATAACAGCATATAGCCAAACTGCACttgtatagttaacaattacaTCAAACAGATTAAATCCCTTGACAGCAGGTAAGGCTGAGCATCTTGttacttttcaaggctgttaccttggtcCCAACATTAGCCAAGCTAGGCTTTCTTCTTTCCTTACCAGGTAAGGCTGAGCTGCGTTGCACATaccctggggtaggggcagagggTGTGCTGTAACGCGCCAACTGATAGCGGTCAGGGGCACAGGCTTCTTGCCTAGTCCTTCTAGAATGAGCACCTGCAATCAGGAGCAGCAAGAGATTCAGGGTCTGTCTGAGCAGGGCTCAGATACAGTCTCAAACAGAGCTTAACGTGGCGAGAGCAGGAGATTCAGGGTCTGTCTGGAGCAGGGCCTAGATGGAATTGTCTCAACAGAGCTAACGTGGCGACTATAGCCTACTACAACACGGCTGCCCCGTGGTTAACAGTGTCGGTACTTTGAACCACGCTTTGGTTAAGCATTAGGCTGCTACTCGACACCATTAAAGCAGAATACGCAGCTGCCTGTAACGCACAGCAGAGCACCAGGCTGTCTCTCACCTAAatcctccccggctctcccaacccccacacagacagcccctactccatcacagttGTACAGGTTGGTCTCCAAAATCACTGCAACACGTGGCTCAGAAAACCAAAGTGACACTGTTCCCAGCGTCAAGCAACCTGTTACCACACAGGCTCCTCCAGCTGTCCgagactgctgctgctggcagcatccTTTGATCCTGAGTTTGGAaactgaaaacaacaacaaaatggttTCCAATTTGGTTTGAGTCCTTTGCATCTCAGTGATTTGTAATTTCTGCATTGGCATCAGGGCTCAGACTAGCTGCCCCTGGATCACCTTGTACAGACTCCCAGGCGGTGGAGggaaggggggctgtggggtttgggttTGAACACAGGCTATTTGAACCCTGGGAATGGCACACAGTGGTAGGCAGACTGGCAGAGGTCACTGTCAATCCTCAGCATCCCCTGGTGGCAAAACCAGGCAACACAGCAacttggcctcagtttccctattccTTTGATGTACCAATTGCCATCTAGCCTGCTTGTTGGGTCTTTGATGTcacctcagccctctggccaggttgtTGCTAGTTCTTTCCCCTTTCAGGATGGTAAAGAGTCCACAACGTCAGGAGGCCAGATGCCCTAGATGAAGGGCTTACAGTCCCTGGCCTCTTTGGGCCTGGCCTGCTTTTTCAAGGCTTTAACAACCCAGGTGTAAGGGCCTGGGATGTAGGCAATCTGGCCTAGCAGTTACAGTTGGGGTGGTGGCCATATATCAAGGATGGCCATGAAGCAGCACTCAGCAAGCAGGGACTGGATTAATCACTAGAGCCATGATCAATAGGCAAGTGTCAGGGTCAGGCAGGGGTGGAGAGGTAGCCAGGCTGGGGTCAGAGACAGAGATCAGGAAACCAGGCGCAGTCTGGAGCCAGAAGTCTGTGTTGCTAtccagacaacttcctgggccACCCTCCAGGCTTAAACAGTGAGCATGGGCCAATCAGAAGCCTGAAGGGTGCTATCACTCTGGACCCTTTGGGCAGTACTTCCTGTGGTGCCCAATCTTCCTGTGGTGCTCAGCATGGCCTCCTGGTGGTGACGTGGAAACATCCCCAGCCAGTCCAATTCACCAGCATGGGCAAGACTGGGGAGACCCCGCTGCgagcagctgagagcaggggctgaGCCCTGCCAGCATCTCCTCCCTCCCGCTCCCATGCCTTGGGGTTCTGTGCCATCCCTGCCCCCCATATACCAtcttcccctgcctcccccctctaATCCCCCACTCTTTCTCTGCCATCtccttgggggaggggtgctgtcCCATCTCACGCtgaccccatctccccccacctctccctcgCCATGTGCTGTACATGTCCTGGTGCTGCGTCCTCTTTCCTGGCCTCCGCACCtgcgctccttgctccccccaagCTGACTGTGCCAGCCTCTGCGCCATGCAGGTCACACAGGCACGGCCCTCTTTGCCGCCCGCTTGGCTTCCtcagctgcccctggctgcccgtCCCTGCTCCTATTCCAAGTCCACCTCAGCGCCTCCCTCTGGTTCCCCCACACCGAGCGCCCCTCCCGCAAATGCTTGTCCTGTCTTTGGAATGGCAGGGAAACACTGGCAGCTCCTCAGGGCGGGCACCCGGCCTGGTAACGCAACCCTGCTCCTCAGCTGGAGCAAGAGCCATCCCCTACCCCCAACAAACATCTGCCCCCAAGAAGTTGCCCCTGCCCTTCCCATGGAGCTgccgaggggggaggggtgtgatcAGTGTGGTATATTACCGGTACTTGGTGTCTCTTTGGCCAGGGCTGGGTGATGGGTCTAGGGCGGCTCCTGCTGGGCTGCAATGGGGGCAATCCCAGGGGTGAAAGGGCTCcaggcagagccaggggcggctctacaaagtaggctgccccaagcagcgcggagcgctgcgccgcccttccccagtcccgcggcgggtcccctcttcccgcggcgcCGGCCGCCTGGGAGGGTCATTTGCTCGTGGAGCTCCcgcggcatgactgcggcaggtccaccgagcccgggacgagcggacctgccgcagccgcgcccgcggagctcaaccggagccgcgggaagacgggacccgccgcaggcatgactgcggcaggtccgctcgtcccgggctccggtggacctgccgcagtcatgccggcgggagctccaccggagccaaatgacgccctccccaggatgccgccccaagcgggcgcttggcccgctggtgcctagagccgcccctgggcagagcCCAGCCTAGTATTCCAgtgccagggagctcagatctGTCAGTGGGAGAGCCGAGCTCGGGGGCtagacagagctcttcctcagctggcaaagggcCTCAGGCCAGGGTAAGGCAACCCAGCTCCATCACTTGGTGTGAAAAatacccccctcccccgagccttGTGTGAACCCAACCTGCCTCCACGTGGACAGCACTCTGGGGACAGACTCCTTCCAGCGCCTGCCTGGGGGCGGATTAATGGCAGCGggtacctttcccagccctgaaggaGAGCTGGGTGTGgctcaaagcttgtctctctccccatcagCTGTTCCCCCACCCAACCTTGTCTACTGGGACCCAGCGTTGTGCTAGAacgctgccctctgctggctatGAACAGTCATGGGAAGGCCGGTCTGTGGCTTACACACAGGGctggatccaggactcctgggttcttatcctgcctctgcctctgcctggcTGCATGGCCTTGGGTCCCCTTCTGCAGAATGGGGATACAAATGGGTCTGAGTTCCCCCTGCCTGCACAAtgccccaagctggggctgggcagagcaTTGGTGATCTGCGGGCCTGGcgtggggggcagcaggctgtGCTCAGGCTCCTGGCCTGCAGACTGTAGGAGTGCCCTAACCCTTCTCTCTTGGCCCTGCAGCACCCAGGCAAATCAAAGGCCGAGCCATGATCCGCCTCCCAGCCAGCGAGGAGGCCGGCAGGAATGCCACGTTCTCCGGCTCCTCGCTGGAGTCTTACCTCCGCAGCCCGCTGACCAGGCTGATCCTCCCCACACTCTACTCCATGGTGCTGCTGGTTGGATTGCCAGCCAATGCCCTGGCTTTCTGGGTGTTGGCCACCAAGACCAAGAAATGCACCTCCACCCTCTTCCTGCTCAACCTGGCCGGTGCTGACCTGCTCTTCACCCTCCTGCTTCCCTTCAAGATCTCCTACCATCTGCTGGGCAACAACTGGCTCCTTGGGGACTACGCATGCCGTGCCCTGGTCACCCTCTTCTATGGGCACATGTATGGCTCCATCCTCTTTCTCACCTGCATCAGCCTGGACCGCTACATCTCACTGGTGCACCCCTTCCTGTGGAGGGGCTCCCGGCACGTCTGGCAGGCGGCGGGagtctgtgtgggtgtctggCTGGCCATGGGGCTGGGTTTGAGCCCGCTGCTGCGCTACCACCATTCCCACCATGTCCCGGAGCTGAACATCACAACCTGCCATGACATCCTGGAGCCGGACACGGAACGCGAGCTGGCCTACTACTTCCCTGCGCTGGTGGTGTTGGGCTTTGCCATGCCCTTCGTGCTCATCACCTTCTCCTACAGCTGTGTGCTGTGGCGGCTGCTCCGCAGGGGGCGGCACTATGGCCATGTGGTACGCCTCCTGGTCCTGGTGCTGCTCGTCTTTGCCCTGTGCTTCACGCCCAGCAACGTGCTGCTCTTCTTCCActacctgcagccccagcccgagTGGCACAACCGCACCTACACTTGGTATGTGCTGGCCCTGGCCGTCAGCGCCTTCAACAACTGCCTTGACCCCTTCATCTACTTCTACGTCTCCCAGGACTTCCGGGCCCGGCTCcgggccaggccctgctgctggaggggggaTAACAAGTCCTCCTCAGGCAGGGCCTCCGAGAACCTAGTGCTGCCCCAGAGGTCCAGCGAGCAGAGCCAGCCCTAGGCCAGGGGAGCCCTCAGGCAGTGGGAGGGGACTAGGAAGCTGCtttgtgttccccccccccactgcccatggGGCAACCAAGCGTTTGCAAATGGcttgctccccagctctgcccccagcgcTTCCTCTGTGGCACAGGGCCCGCACCTCaccctgtcccagctctgggcgAGCTGCACAGAGGGCACCTCCAGCCATGCCATGGGTGCCATCTCAGGAGAGGGAGACAGGGACCAGGAGCAGCACTGACACTGCCTCCTTCTGGGTCCTTGGTTGAGTCTCTTCCCCTTTAAGCAGTGCTGCCCTACCCCATGGGGCTCCGTGCCTAATGCACCTCAGCCCCTCAGTATCCTCAGGCGCTGCATGCTCCAGTGAGCTGGACTCACCAGCTGCAGCAGGGTCCCCGTGGCCTCTAGGGGCAAACACTGCAAACCGGCGTGGCCTGGGTCAGGGGTGCACATGGAGACATGGGCCCTGGTTACTGAGTCTGGAACTCAGCTCCCACACTGGCTGCTTGCTGCCCCCTGTCACGTGTCAATGTGCTGCCGTGTTGTTGTATTGATAGTGTGGATCTGCGCTAAGATGCGGCCAGGGGAACGTGGCCAGTTTGGCAGAGGGGCTGCTGGCCCCTGTTCAGCCTGTTTGGATCAAGGGGGTAAAATATTCACTGGTGTGATGCTCAGTAGTGGGGTTGTGTTTGTGCTGTCATTAGGTTTCAGAATCCACCCCCATTCAGATGAAAGGGCAGTTCCTCCCactggctggctgcagactcgggcaggctccctgcattgGCAACGCTGGGGTCACGGTTTTGAGGTAAATGCTCCTTGCAAACAGGAGGCTGAGATCCTGGAACAGGTGTCTGCAGCGTGGACGCTGCTCCCAGCCGTGTCCATTAAACTAAAGGCAAAGTGATTTTACCCTCACTGTTTTCTGTGTCCTCATGTGTCtcatgtacagcccccagctggCACCTGTCCTCCCCCAAGTGAGCctgggatagtgggtgggggagctgctccCTGGGAGCCCATCCCTCCCTCACCGCAGGgtgctctcagctcagccccAGTGTGACTCTGAGAATCCCCCAGGACTGACCCACACCTTGACTTTAGCTCCATGCCAGTAACTCGGTGACCCActgcagccctgagcacccccagtGCTGGAGCACAAACCTCACTGTGACCCTCCTCTTagctctggccctgggctccTGATGGGACCCTCAACCCCCCAGATGTGCCCAAGGTCCCAGATGGGAGTGCATCCACTGAGGCTCCTGCCATGACCACCATCTCTCTGCTGCGGCCCTGAGGCCCCCGCTCTGCCCCTTTCCAACATCAGCGTcagcccccagccctttcccttcccccagggctccccgcaggcGAGCGCTGTCCCATgatgcagctcccagctccccccgcgACCTCCAGGAGGCGGCCAGAGGCTGCTTTCTTCCTGACAGCTGCGTCATCTCAGCCGCTGCCTGTCATGGAAAGCCAAGCACAGGCATAAGAGCCAGCACAGCACTCCTTCCCTCGGAGAAACCCCTTTCCTGCCAGGGCATCCCCTCCCTGGGGCCGCCTAGCACTGCCACCCACTCAGAGCAGTAACTGGCAACCTCCTGCCATGGCAGCAGCATTCCCAGACATGgctccccccatgccccagcaGGATCTCGGCgttcacatccatccatccatccagtgGGCTCTGATCTCTCCCAAAGGAGCAGGCACCACCACCCCCCGTTTCACTGCCTTTCCTAGCAGGAATGTCCCATGCTCTGCCACGGGCAGAGGAAGGGCCTGAGTTTGCGAGCCCCCAGAGCAATACAGAGGCTGGCTGGGCAGTGCGGGGACCCTTTGTCTAAGGATACTGCCTGGAGCCATTTCTGTGCTATGACGAGACcgagctcccactgtgggagacaGGCCTGGAAGTTGGCCAGTCATTCAGAGTCCATGGCGAGAAGCGTGACCTTCCCCGAAGGCCAAAACAGCACAGGTGTCTTGGGTCCTGCCTGTTTCAGCCCGGCCCTTCTGGGGCTATGGCTGCTCCCTGACCTGGCCTGCACTCAGGGGTGCAGGGACAGCCTACAGGCCCAACTCCAGCAGCACTCTGGGCACCCTGTGGTGCTAGGCTCCTGCGTCCATGTGCTGCAGCTGCATCACTGCTGCCAGAACGGGCTGCAGGCAGCTTctccttcctgctcagcctgggcCGGGCTTAACCCCTCAGGGCTCTGGCACAAGGTGTCACTGAGGGCAGAGGCTGGGAAGGCGCCTAGGGAACCCCCATCACACACTGCAGCCCCTGTGCACCAGAGCAGCTCCTTCCTCTGCACCATTGCCCCAGGAGGGGAGCTTGCCCAGCAGCCAAGGGCCTGCACTTGCCCTGCCTCCTGTCCTTCCAGCTGCGTGGCGTCACCCAGCATGTCACAGCCGGCTTCACACTTGGGGACAAGTCTGGCTCCTAACCACACAGACAGACatgctgctgagcacccacagctcagGCCTTGGCAGCAGGGCCACCGGGGAACACAATGCCTGGGCAGCCCACAGCTCTGACCTCCCCCAGCGCGGTCTGGGGTGAGCACTGGTGCCAGGTGTGACAGAATAGGGAGTAAGGAGTATTAACCTGGTAATGTTGCATGGGAGTTTTACTAGTTTACTGTCTGCATTAATACTAGGTGGTGATGGGAAATAAGGGTGTGACTTCACTGAGGGATGATACTTGACGGCCAGCACGTAAATGATGGCGGCTGCCCTTCATAATCTGAGCCccggagggggttggggccaggtgacaccttctgcggaaactggacaaaggctggaggaggggtggggtgtgtggctgggtgagactgctggagggagtttcagttgggagctggctggggacggtgGAGGCCCAGAATCTGGGTCTGGGCTACCCACTCCCCaggatggacctgactgaggggggtctcattttctgtacctacaagctctgttttaaactgtgttcctgtcatctaataaaccttctgttttactggctggctgagagtctcagtgaattgcaggaagtgggggatACAGGGCCGTGACTCCCTCACACTCAGTGACACCAGgcaaacacccccaaccctcctcTGCTCAACACATGTGGACCCCGACGCCTTTCTGGCTcccgcaccccctgctccctcctagcTCACCACACACCCTGACACCCATGCACCAGTCACAGCCTTCCAGCTGCTTCTGCCTGTCACACCTCACGGCTTGGCCCAGGCCTTTGCACAGCTCGGCCCATGTTGTGGCTCACATGCCCTGGTCACGCCTGTGTGGCTCAGCTCTCATTAGTTGAACCCTCTGGCTGCAAAAAGAGTCTTTTATTTGCACTGCAGGTGGAGGGAATGGGTATAAATATCCAGGAACAGGGCCCTGTCCCGGGCAGCATGTACATAGTATATACAGACACTATAGACACACGCAGAGTTGTGCTGGGCCATGGCATAGCGCAGGTCAGCAGGGAGGACTCTTCACTGCCTGGCTGCTCTCCGACCTTGGCTACAGCCCCTAATTCGTCCTCGAGCCCCTCTTCTCAGGAGAGGACCCAATGCTGCTGGGCCCTGCCCATGGGCACTGCCTCCACCAGCCACCAGCAGGACCTGAGCTCTAGCCACACAGCAAGAATCAGGGTCTTCTTCCATCTCCCCTCCAGTTCTGGACCCCTCACCCATAGGAGGGCAACCCCTCATTGCAGGAAACTACATGACAAACAGGCATCATGCTCTTGGGAACCACAATCAGCCATCACATACACCTCTTGCACAGCAGGCACAGGCACTGTGCCACGGGAACCACCCACAGCCATTGCACACCTCCTTCACAGCCAGCACAGGCACTGTACACACTCGAACCACACACAACCATCACACACCTCCTGCACAGCCGGCACAGGCACTGTGCCACGGGAAACACACACAGCCATTGCACACTTCTTTCACAGCCAGCACAGGCATTGTGCACACTGGAACCACACACAGCCATCACATACACCTCCCACACAGGCACTGTGCCACAGGAACCACACACAGCCACCGCATACACCTCCCACGCAGATGTCATGCACACTGGAGCCacccagacagacacacacacacacctcccacgCAGACACCCAGGCACAGTGCACGTCTGCAAAAATTCGCCTCCTTCCTTTAATTTAGTTTCTGCTTTTCCCTTCTCAGTGACTTCCCTTTGCTTTGCAGAGCTGGGCTCAGGAACAATCTCCTTCTCCTGCCTCAGTTGCCCTGCCCATGACCCAGGGCAGGCTCCAGTCCCATGCCCTCCTGTGGAGGTATCGGAGCTGGCGTGTCCCCCTGCTCTGGGTGCAGTGTTCTGGGGGGCAGACACTGCTCTGGCTCAATGCCTTAAGGGGCAGAGCCAACTTCTGCATCCCACTAACAAGCGCCTGGAGATGTCCCCCTTGCTGCCTTTAGCTGATACCACCTGGCCTAGGCAGGAGAGCTGGAGGAACcctgggagggcagggctggaggcttGAATGCTGTGTCCCGTCCTGGGGTGGCTCGCTGGGCTCCTCTGGGTTGGGGGAGGTGGGGACATGGCAGCCAGCCCTGGGAATGCCAGATGGGGAGTGAGGCAGGAGTGTCCAGAGAGGGCTCAGGTATCACAGGATGTtacctgcagctggccctgccATGCAAGGTCACGTGACCTGCTGCCCAGGCCCGTCCGCCTGGCACTCGTTCTTCTTGAGGATGATGCTACTGAGCTCCTGCATGAGCTTCTCGTTGATGGGCGAGGGCAGCTGAGCACTCCTCTTCTTGGTGCCGTCCTGAGGGGTTTCGGAGCTTGGAGACAGCTCcagaggaaggggcagcagcGCAGCACGTGGGGGGTTCCGGGTCCagttctgctccctccccagGGCAGGCAGCATGCGGGGCGGATCCACATTTCTCTCGAGCGAGGCTGTTTGGGTGGCTCTGAGCCCAGGGGACCTATCCCACTCCGGGGTCTTTTCGGGCTCCAGGGTCAGGCCCCTTTCAAGGGAAAGTGACTTGGTGAAGTGGGCGCCAGATGCTCTCTGCTCTGAGATGATGGGCCCTGCAGAGTGAagtgctgggggcgcaggctgCTCTGGGAACAGGGCCGGCTTCTTGGATCTGTCCACAGCGGGCACCTGGGACAGCTCAGCCAAGAGGCCTCCATCCAGCCCCAGTGGGGCCAGCACTGGGAAGTCACCCACCTCCTCATAGACAGGCTCTGTGTCCActgcctcctcctgctgctcctctaCTGAGTCCTGGTGCATCTTCATGGGCTGGGTGAGGGCCAAGGGGAGAGAGGTGAGAGGACAGGGCATCATGCCCCGTTCCTCCTGAGCGAGTCCCCTGCAGCAGGGGCCCAGACCCAGAGAACACTGTGCAGGACTGATCCCTCCCCACacaggctgtggggcagagagagagcaggtacCTAC
Above is a genomic segment from Mauremys reevesii isolate NIE-2019 linkage group 8, ASM1616193v1, whole genome shotgun sequence containing:
- the LOC120369698 gene encoding proteinase-activated receptor 4-like; the encoded protein is MMSLQSGPCSAALCTSLLLTCIWLGWAEQCTTAPRQIKGRAMIRLPASEEAGRNATFSGSSLESYLRSPLTRLILPTLYSMVLLVGLPANALAFWVLATKTKKCTSTLFLLNLAGADLLFTLLLPFKISYHLLGNNWLLGDYACRALVTLFYGHMYGSILFLTCISLDRYISLVHPFLWRGSRHVWQAAGVCVGVWLAMGLGLSPLLRYHHSHHVPELNITTCHDILEPDTERELAYYFPALVVLGFAMPFVLITFSYSCVLWRLLRRGRHYGHVVRLLVLVLLVFALCFTPSNVLLFFHYLQPQPEWHNRTYTWYVLALAVSAFNNCLDPFIYFYVSQDFRARLRARPCCWRGDNKSSSGRASENLVLPQRSSEQSQP